AATGGtttataaatgtcttttttcctttatttcctagAATAATAGTTATTTCCTAGAAATAACTTTTATGTTAGGGGTGTCTTCAAGCAATTCAGAGATTATGTGCCAAATTCGTCCTTCTTggtctctttctgtgtgtgtgcatgtgtatgtgtgtgtgtgtgtgtgtgtgtgtgtgtgtgtgtgtatttgtacatTGTAACTTCTGTGTTATTTCATGTTGCTgtacatataattatatgtttaaaGAGGAAACCTTCAGCTTAGAGTTTTACAGTATGTAATTTTAGCTGTTTCTTcctttactgatgaagaaattccatatattaggattttttttttagtaccatTTGTAGTGTTTTACTGTATTCCTGAGAATGGACATAAGATCCAGATACATTTTATATTAGttgaaaatcttatttttatagtGGAGTATTCACAGTCACTTTCTATATTAGTGCCTTTCTTGGTGTTCTATCTCTAAGAAGAGGAAACAaggttcctcaaaaggttaataTTAAACCAGGAGAACAAAATGATTACATATAAAGTTTTTACTCCTCAGTGTTTCCTAGCCTAGTGTTTATATTCAGTTACATAGAAGACATAATCTAAATCAGATTGGTTACCTAGCAAAGTACAATTACAGTATAAAGTAAAGGGACAAGTGGTAGAAGGGAACAAAGACTATGAAAAACCTACATGGTAGAAAAATTTGTGCCTGTGAGGAATGAATGGTCCTTGGGAATTTATTAGAGCACTGTAgattaaatgtaatatttaaatttaatatttaaaaattgcaagTGTTTtattgttcctttaaaaaaatttttttttaacttacagtctacatcagcatcagcatctgcaTTACCATTTCAGTCTACATGGTATAGTGAGTCTGAGATAACTCAGGGAGCACGCTCAAGATCGCAAAACCAGCAACGGGATCATGATTCAAAAAGACCTAAACTTTCCTGTACAAACTGTACATCTACCTCAGCTGGGAGAAGTGTTGGACATGGTTTAAATGCAGTATCAGGTAATAAttaaatgtgtatacatataagtCACTGTATATGTATTTTGGACAAAAGCCCTTTTCCCAAGATGTAGTGTATTAATAAGCAAGTAGATTGCACATAAGACTGGGTCAGAAATAGAGCAGAGTTTCCAAAATCTTACCTTAAGTTAGTGCTAGAACTGAAATTAACTCTTCATCTTGGATTTTTGTTCTAAATTTGGTACAGATATCTTACACAAACAGGATATTAGCagattttaattaattagaaTAGCTGATTCGTATGgtaataaaatttgtaaaagtgACATGTATTCTGCTGGTTATTATAggaggtaaatttttaaattgttactaAGAAAGCCAAATTTACTGATAcatgttaaaaatgtttccttagtgtattttttgtaaataataaacattGTGCTGTATGacacattttcagaaaatgtAGAAATTCTTTAGTTAAACAAAAAATAGTTGGTGGTATTCTAGTGGGAGTTCTATATAAGGAATTAGAAAGCTATGGTTCTAGTCCTCTAACTATGTGACATTGGACAGGTCACTTTACCACTCTGGTATGAAAGACTTATGCATAAAGCTCCATGCTTAGTATCTTGTACTCACAGATACTAAGATACAGGCACACATTTGTTGCACAAATTGAAAAGATCTTTTGTTGAGAGGTACTTTCTCACTTATACTTCTCTTCAAATGAAACACTAGCCAATGCCTGAAATAGTTTTAAGGTAAGATAAAACTTGTGATGACACAGTTGGAGAATAAAATTCTTGAAATGCATATGTACTACTAATTGAATTAGTGTAAGCGATTCTTTTCTATTTCGATAAGCAGGACCGCCATGGGAAAGACACTGCCCATCTGAAGGATATTAAGAGTAGTGTGATGGGTAAGAGCAGACTGACCTTAACTTTGTAGACAAATACCATTGTGTAGAGATACTTTTGTTCTCCTCTGGTCTGTGAAAGCATAGCATTAACCCTGGGCCGTTTCCCTTAACGAAGGGAAATTATTAAGGCTGTTAGGAATGGAGAGGAAGACCCAGAATTTCAAGGTAAATGGTGAGGGGGAAAGTTTTgagacttaatttttaatttctttttaaatgaaatcatatctaACAAAGTTTAGATTATAATTGCAACGATACATTATTTCTTAGCATAAGAATGAACCAAGTATGGCGGCAATAATAGTTCTGGCAAAATAGTATTATAACCTACAGTAAAACCTCTTTCATTTCAAGAtggctttgatttttattttggctgttctCCAATGTCACTTTGATCAACTTCATGAAATTCTGCATCTTTGGCaagctttatatttttgttctgtaATTTTACGTCATGTTTATATTGTACGGTCAGATGTTCTAGAGAGTGAGACATTGGCATCCTAGATGGGAGTAGATTATAGTATTAGAGAAGAATGTGTTTGAGTAGGAGATAATTTTATAAGTGATTAGTTCACTAGTGAATAATTTATGTTTTGCTCAGTTTTGCTTTTGATTGCAACTATGTAACTGGGGattcctgtaataaaccataattacCTCTCTGTGTAATACTGAAGATCTGTTGTCATCAGAAACCTTGAAAGCTCTCTCTGAATTAAGActtcttcaattattttaagattcttcTTGGAGGCATAGTCAAGTTCCCAGATCTTCATCAGTGGTACTTGGATCATTTGGAACTGACTTAatgagagagaggagagcagaTTCCTCCATTAGTAATCTTATGGATTATAGTCACCGAAGTGGTGATTTCACAACTTCATCATGTATGTATAAACTATATTGTTATGCATAATTTATCTAATAATGTTACATTTTTGTCTTTGTATGTATCCTTAAAATCACAatacaaaggaacaaatgaaGTGAATATTATGAAGATTTAGAATACAGGATAGCTTGATATGTTTTCAACCTTATTTGtcgttttacttttaaaaatgtaaacaatataaaatatttagatatacaTGAGTATCCAGATTCTGTCTGCCTATAATTTTTTCACTCTTAAGAATGTATGTTTTACATATACTTGATAATTCTTGTATACTACAGTATAATTTGCCTTGTGAATTAACTAAAACTTGAAATCATCATTTTAAGACATAATTTAGAATTCCTTTAGTTTAACAtgaatttgtctttattttcatttagttgaaATAAAGACCCACACTGTTTGTGTCAGTGTACATaagctaaaactttaaaaaaatagaagtccAATGCACTATCCATTGTGCGTCAGAgccaccttaaaaaaaataaatgccataaAACAATAATACTAAATAACTGAAGATAAAAGGTGCTAATTGAAGTTGACAAATATAGCAGACAGAAGTGGAATTTgatttacagagaagaaaatacatttctatttaaaGGTTTaactagattattttaaataatcctaTTGGGGCAAGCCGTTGCTTTATTTAAGACAAATgaaagcatcttttcatttgcttggcTTTGGGTGGAGGAGCTTTAGTAGACAGTGTCGGTAGCTTCTAGGTTTGGGGGGTAAAAATGTACAGAATAGAATTGATTTAGTCCCTAACAGTTAATCCTTCCATGAGGCACCATGTATTAGCACAGTAGCAATCTAGCTGTTAAACTAGATGTATAGATGAATATTCTTTATGAAGGAATGCTTTGGTATTTCTCATTCCATTTAATGATTAGAACCATCAGTAGTGTACTATTAAAATCACAAATGCCAGGGCTCTCTTCTGACCagtattggaaaaaataaaaaataaagcatagttATGTCTGATGAGTAACCGGTTATAAGAGTCACTGCTGTTAACTtgaaagaagagataaaacatTGGAGAAATTTTGAACTGTTAGCATGGTTTGCTATAAAATTATAAGGGTGAtagtatttatatgaaataacttTTGTTCTTGTTCCAGAGTAAGAAAAATCTCCAAAACACTATCTctctattattttgcttttacttgTTATGAGTCATTTACCTTGAACTTGTTTGCCCATTTAAAATCCCTTATTCATTTAGATGTTAGATATTCTTCTACCATATCGATTTCTGATTAATAAATTCAACTGTTTTACCTTCATCAAGTTGGTAGATTGATGTTTGCCTCTCATAAGCtataatacatttcttttttaaaaaatttgtaatgCTGACTTTATACAGCAGTATTGGATTTTAGCAAAGGtatagaaagatagataaatatgtttattttttctgcaaTAATAGTTAAGCTGTGTAGTTATAATATGCCAGTATTCAGTTTGAATCCAGTGTTTAATTTTGGCAGTAATTAGTGGTTAATAGACACAACCTTAATAATGCACaaatttttcatgtaattgactacctttcctttctttgaaaaatagatGTTCAAGACAGAGTTCCTTCTTCATATTCACAAGGAGCAAGACCAAAAGAGAACTCATTGAGCACTTTACAATTGAATACATCATCTACAAATCACCAAATGCCTTCTGAACATCAGACCATACCATGTTCTAGGGACTCTGGTAGAAATTCTTTAAGATCAAATTTTTCTCCAAGAGAATTAGAATCTCCCCAAAGCAGTATACAGTCtggattttcttatatttcaaatAGAGGTGAAACCTCAACTATAGGCAGTTCAAATAGGGTTGGCTCATCTCAAAGATCATTTCAAGAATCTTCTGATAATGAAGGTAGACGTACAACAAGGAGATTGCTGTCACGTATAGCTTCTAGTATGtcatctacttttttttcacGAAGGTCTAGTCAGGATTCCTTGAATACAAGATCACTGAGTTCTGAGAATTCTTACATTTCTCCAAGAATCTTGACAGCTTCACAGTCTCGTAATGCAGCATCAGCTTCTGATGGTCCTGATAATAGGGCATCCGAAGCTTCTCAGGGATTTCGATTTCTTCGGCGAAGATGGGGTTTGTCATCTCTTAGCCAAAATCATAGCTCTGAGCCAGATTCTCAAAATTTTAACCAAGAATCTGAAGGTAGAAATACAGGACCATGGTTATCTTCCTCACTTAGAAATAGATGCACACCTTTGTTCTCTAGAAGGAGGCGAGAGGGACGAGATGAATCTTCAAGGATATCTACCTCTGATATACCATCTAGATCTCATCATATTTTTAGAAGAGAATCAAATGAAGTGGTTCACCTTGAAGCACAGAGTGATCCCCTTGGGGCTACTGCCAGCAGGCCACAAGCATCTGCAGCACCAAGCAGTGCTGCTACGGGTGGCTCCATATCAGATTCGGCTCACAGTGGACGAAGTTCAGGAATAACAGGGATCCTTCCTGGTTCCTTATTCCGATTTGCAGTGCCCCCAGCACTTGGAAGTAATTTGACCGACAATGTCATGATCACTGTAGATATTATTCCTTCAGGTTGGAGTTCATCTGatggaaaaaatgataaaactaaaaGTGTACCCTCAAGAGACCCAGAAAGactgcaaaaaataaaagagaggtaAGTTTGAATACCTGTCTTAAGCCTGTGAAGAACAGATTAGAGAAAGAACTGTTTGTTTCTAAAATGGTTTCTCATGAGAGTGATGTCTGAAATTTCTTGCCTGAAAATTTACATCCAGTAAGATGTTAGCATCTTGCTCAGGTAAAATGGATGAGAATTAATACTGGAGGCGGGCACTGGGGGTGTAGATTGCATCGGGAAATAATctaaaggttatttttttttaaaaattatttatttatttatttttggctgtgttgggtcttcgtttctgtacgagggctttctctagttgtggcaagcgggggccactcttcatcgcggtgcgcgggcctctcactgtcgcggcctctcttgttgcggagcacgggctccagacgcgcaggctcagtaattgtggctcacgggcctagttgctccgcggcctgtgggatcttcccagaccagggcacgaacccgtgtcccctgcattggcaggcagattctcaaccactgcaccaccaaggaagccctaaagGTTATTTTTAACCAGCTTTGGCTACAGATACATATAGAGACAAAAATCTTAATCTCTTACCCTGTTTCTAGGTAGACTAGTGCTAAATGGGATTGGTAAAGTGGCCCAAGTCGTTTTGGATTGTCAAGACAATGTTTCAGCCtttaataatatcatttattgggacttgcctggtggtccagtggccaagactctgcgctcccaatgcagggggcctgggtttgatccctggtcagggaactagatctcacatgccacagctaagagtttgcatgccacaactaaagatcccacatgccacaactcagacccagtgcagccaaataaataaataacaaaaaataagatcatttatttagcatttattagTATTTCTCACTTCAAATTTTTTTGGAATGAGGTAAAATCATttacacaaatttttaaatttcgtTTTTGAAGTCCAAATGTATACtgaatattctttatatattgtgacTATTTGACAGAGATATCAGTTTAAATTCAGGACttagaatgttttgttttgttttttaatggttaaCCACATATTTATTAGTGTGACATGTGCTAAAATAGAAGAAATCTAGCTTCTAAATTTACCTTGAAGTAAGGGATAGAATCTTTTTATTCATGTGAAATCTTTTGTAGAGTTTAGTTTGCTTAAAAATTTTTGGGAAAAAGATGAAAGATCTGAGATTTTCACTCCAACTTAATTATTTTGTCATGTAAGTGTAGTTACTTAGTTTTTCCATCTACTAAAATTAGTTTTATGATAAAATGGGATAGGATAGTACATGTAAAATATACTTGTAAGAAGAAAAGACTTATGTAAAGCTAAAGTcgttgggtgtttttgttttttcttgttcatCAAGGCCCCATGTAATGGAATTTTGGGGGAGCATAGTTGTTACTATCATTTTAGGGTTTTTTGGTCTTTAAGAGGAAATACATTCAAATCTTACTCTGGGGAATAAAGGGAGCTTCGCATGCTTTCTGAGATATTGAACATTGACTCGTATCTTCCCACTTTTCCTTATATAGGACAAATTGTTACCATGTGActgttctcttcttttaaaatttgctctttttcctttcttgtagaAAGATTTACTCTGCCCTGGTAGTGTTAGCTTTAGTGTTATTACAGGAGCTCCCTCTAATTGCAAGCTGTCTACTGAGTAATGTAGTAACTATTATATTTCTTGTGCTCAAAGTTAGATTAATTTGAGTGCAGTAGTGTAAGTAGGGCAAAAAATTAATTTCGTGATTTCCAAAGAGAAACTAATTAAGCCAGCACCACCCTGTCTGGTTAGATAGTTTAAAAAGCAGCATTTGTTGGTTATTTTGATAgagtttatatgtgtgtgtgttcctttattacatattttgcttaaaaatgaGGATTATAAGATACTTtacaattaaatgaatgaaagtgtAAAAAAATTGAGTCTCCCAAAGTAAAAACCATCAACCAAAGAAAGTTATATCTAAAGGTAAAACATAAACATTAATGCTTGAGGTTGTATCTCTGGTTAATCCTAGGCATGAAAGTCACCTAAAAGTACACCTGTTCCTCTTTCCACACATCTTTTGCTAAACTCATTTGGAACCCATATAATCCAGGTTATATTTCAATAACAGTTTAGCATTCTGTATCATCAATTTACTGAGTACCTTTTTCATGTCAGCAGTGGACTAAGGCAATagggattttaatttaaaaaactacttgTCTTACAGTGATCATTCTGCATTTAAATTAAGCAGTACATGTTGGCCTGTGAAATAGAGGACATAGGTTAATGGAAACTGCTCCACACTTTAAAAGCCTACCCTTGTAGAAATCAGGATGATTTAATAACATTGCTGGggtggggaaaatgaaaaatttttaaatctcttcttttggttttttaaattaatgatttaaTACAAAAAGCTTATCAGTTTAAACATATGTGGCTCTGCTAACATGTAAATTGAAAAATCACAAGtcaatatttgtttaattcaTCGAAGTTGTCTTAAAAGTTTTGGggggacagggacttccctggtagtccagtagttaagactccgtgctccctatgcagggggcccaggttcgatcccggtccgggaactagatcccacatgccacaactaaaagatcccgcatgttgcaactaagagcccgcatgccacaactaaaagaccccgcatgctgcaactaagacccggtgcagccaaataaatattaaaaaaaaaagttttgcagGGACAAAAGTGATGGGTATATAAATACATTATCTTTATACTGCTGGAATTGAAGTAGTCTATGGTACTGCAGAAATTAAAATCTTAGTGAAACTTACAAATTGATTGTGAAAAATATGGAGTTTAAACTGTGGTAGCAGGGGCGGGTGTGgtggcggtgggatgaattgggaaactgggattgacatatatacactaatatgtataaaatagataactaataagaacctgatgtataaaaaataaataaaatttaaaaaaaataaactgtggtaccaAAGACAAAATTACTTAAACTGTTTGAAGATAAGTAATAGGATAGCCTACTtcatttacctttaaaatatttattataatttttattcttattgataCAGTTTTTCTTAGAAGTTCctgtttattattgttgttgtttgccttttttctaCCCAGAGAGACCATGATATTGTTTGGGATTATGTATGACTGGAAATGACCAACCAGGCTGGTTTTGATAGCTCTGTTTAGGAATTGTACCTTCTTTTCCAGCCTCCTTTTAGAGGACTCTGAAGAAGAAGAAGGTGATTTATGTAGAATTTGTCAGATGGCAGCTGCATCATCCTCTAACTTGCTGATAGAGCCATGCAAGTGCACAGGAAGTTTGCAGTATGTCCACCAAGAGTGTATGAAAAAATGGTTACAGGCCAAAATTAACTCTGGTAAGATTTAcccttttgtgtattttgttttcacaGTTTTTCCAAGAGATGCACGTATGTATGCATTTTAATTAACAAATCTGGTTATAATTTATTGATTGTCAAATTTATACTCTTATCAAAAGCGTCAATCATTTTTTGAAGCAAAAGCATTGAAGAGCATTAGTCTTGCTTCATAAATTTAACATATAATAGTgtttcttatatttcatttacTGAACAATCTACTCCCATACATGTATAGTGCAACTGTAGTTTGTTATTGTTCGTGACGCTTACATCATGCAAGATATTTTTGAATCAAAGAAATATTCTTACTGTTTACCAACTATGTGTCCTTGAGAAAGATTTATTGTCTCTCATGTTGTTATGCAGCAGTAAAATTACTGTAGGGAGTCATTGTTTATTAAGTGCCTGTTCTGgagccaggcattgttctagatgTGGGATATAGAGAGCAAGACAGACAAGGCACTTGCTCTCGTGGTGGGATTACGTGTTAAAGCAATGCCTTGTTGAGGTGAGGACATTTATACTTGAATGAAGAGGAGCTAGCTATTCTAGAATGAGAGGAAAAGCATTCCAGCACACAGAACAGCTAGTACAGAGACTTTAAGGTGGGAATGACTTAGGTGTGTTTGAGGAATTGAATGAAGGCCCAGCATGGCTGGAGTATAATTAGTGGGAAAGGAGAGGGGTGATGAGGTAAGAGAGATTAGCAGAGGCTAGCTCATTTAGGACTTTGAAAGTTAATGTCAGAAGCTTAGATTTTTATGTAAGTGTcgtgggaagccactgaaggtcAGGGGAGtgaaatgatcttatttatattttggctgctctgtgaAGAGTGGATTTTAGTGTGACAAGAGTAGAAGCAGGGAGGTCAACTGGGAATCTATTGTGGTGACCAACCAG
This Balaenoptera musculus isolate JJ_BM4_2016_0621 chromosome 7, mBalMus1.pri.v3, whole genome shotgun sequence DNA region includes the following protein-coding sequences:
- the MARCHF7 gene encoding E3 ubiquitin-protein ligase MARCHF7 isoform X1 gives rise to the protein MNETLRMESKPSRIPRRISVQPTSSLSARMMSGSRGSSLNDTYHSRDSSFRLDSEYQSTSASASALPFQSTWYSESEITQGARSRSQNQQRDHDSKRPKLSCTNCTSTSAGRSVGHGLNAVSDSSWRHSQVPRSSSVVLGSFGTDLMRERRADSSISNLMDYSHRSGDFTTSSYVQDRVPSSYSQGARPKENSLSTLQLNTSSTNHQMPSEHQTIPCSRDSGRNSLRSNFSPRELESPQSSIQSGFSYISNRGETSTIGSSNRVGSSQRSFQESSDNEGRRTTRRLLSRIASSMSSTFFSRRSSQDSLNTRSLSSENSYISPRILTASQSRNAASASDGPDNRASEASQGFRFLRRRWGLSSLSQNHSSEPDSQNFNQESEGRNTGPWLSSSLRNRCTPLFSRRRREGRDESSRISTSDIPSRSHHIFRRESNEVVHLEAQSDPLGATASRPQASAAPSSAATGGSISDSAHSGRSSGITGILPGSLFRFAVPPALGSNLTDNVMITVDIIPSGWSSSDGKNDKTKSVPSRDPERLQKIKESLLLEDSEEEEGDLCRICQMAAASSSNLLIEPCKCTGSLQYVHQECMKKWLQAKINSGSSLEAVTTCELCKEKLQLNLEDFDIHELHRAHANEQAEYEFISSGLYLVVLLHLCEQSFSDMMGNTNEPSTRVRFINLARTLQAHMEDLETSEDDSEEDGDHNRTFDIA
- the MARCHF7 gene encoding E3 ubiquitin-protein ligase MARCHF7 isoform X2; protein product: MESKPSRIPRRISVQPTSSLSARMMSGSRGSSLNDTYHSRDSSFRLDSEYQSTSASASALPFQSTWYSESEITQGARSRSQNQQRDHDSKRPKLSCTNCTSTSAGRSVGHGLNAVSDSSWRHSQVPRSSSVVLGSFGTDLMRERRADSSISNLMDYSHRSGDFTTSSYVQDRVPSSYSQGARPKENSLSTLQLNTSSTNHQMPSEHQTIPCSRDSGRNSLRSNFSPRELESPQSSIQSGFSYISNRGETSTIGSSNRVGSSQRSFQESSDNEGRRTTRRLLSRIASSMSSTFFSRRSSQDSLNTRSLSSENSYISPRILTASQSRNAASASDGPDNRASEASQGFRFLRRRWGLSSLSQNHSSEPDSQNFNQESEGRNTGPWLSSSLRNRCTPLFSRRRREGRDESSRISTSDIPSRSHHIFRRESNEVVHLEAQSDPLGATASRPQASAAPSSAATGGSISDSAHSGRSSGITGILPGSLFRFAVPPALGSNLTDNVMITVDIIPSGWSSSDGKNDKTKSVPSRDPERLQKIKESLLLEDSEEEEGDLCRICQMAAASSSNLLIEPCKCTGSLQYVHQECMKKWLQAKINSGSSLEAVTTCELCKEKLQLNLEDFDIHELHRAHANEQAEYEFISSGLYLVVLLHLCEQSFSDMMGNTNEPSTRVRFINLARTLQAHMEDLETSEDDSEEDGDHNRTFDIA